One Diospyros lotus cultivar Yz01 chromosome 1, ASM1463336v1, whole genome shotgun sequence genomic window carries:
- the LOC127788142 gene encoding guanine nucleotide-binding protein subunit beta-2, giving the protein MSVAELKDRHAAATETVNALRERLKQKRLLLLDTDVAGYARSQGKTPVSFGPTDLVCCRTLQGHTGKVYSLDWTLEKNRIVSASQDGRLIVWNALTSQKTHAIKLPCAWVMTCAFSPTGQSVACGGLDSVCSIFNLNSPTDKDGNLPVSRMLSGHKGYVSCCQYVPDEDTHLITSSGDHTCVLWDITTGLRTSVFGGEFQSGHTADVLSVSICGSSSRMFVSGSCDATARLWDTRVASRAVRTFHGHEGDVNTVKFFPDGNRFGTGSDDGTCRLFDIRTGHQLQVYCQQHDDNEIPPVTSLAFSISGRLLFAGYTNGDCYVWDTLLAKVVLNLGTLQNSHEGRISCLGLSADGSALCTGSWDTNLKIWAFGGHRRVA; this is encoded by the exons ATGTCCGTAGCAGAGCTGAAGGATCGGCACGCGGCCGCCACCGAGACTGTCAATGCTCTCAGAGAGCGTTTGAAGCAGaagcgtcttcttcttctcgacACTGATG TGGCGGGGTATGCGAGGTCACAAGGTAAGACTCCGGTCAGCTTCGGCCCCACGGATCTTGTTTGCTGTAGGACACTGCAGGGACACACGGGGAAG GTTTATTCATTAGACTGGACTCTTGAAAAGAATCGTATTGTCAGTGCCTCTCAGGATGGGAGGCTAATAGTGTGGAATGCTCTAACAAGCCAGAAAACTCATGCTATAAAGTTACCTTGTGCATGGGTCATGACATGTGCTTTCTCTCCAACTGGGCAATCTGTTGCCTGTGGTGGCCTTGATAGTGTCTGCTCCATCTTCAACCTCAACTCTCCTACTGATAAGGATGGGAATCTACCTGTATCAAGAATGCTTAGTGGGCACAAGGGTTATGTTTCTTGTTGTCAGTATGTTCCAGATGAAGATACTCATCTGATAACAAGTTCTGGTGATCATACATGTGTTTTATGGGATATAACTACGGGCCTGAGAACGTCTGTTTTTGGAGGTGAATTTCAATCAGGCCATACTGCTGATGTGCTAAG TGTCTCTATATGTGGTTCAAGCTCAAGAATGTTCGTGTCTGGTTCTTGTGATGCAACTGCTCGATTATGGGACACTCGTGTTGCTAGTCGAGCAGTGAGGACTTTTCATGGTCATGAGGGTGATGTTAATACTGTGAAGTTCTTCCCAGATGGCAATAGATTTGGAACTGGTTCAGATGATGGAACTTGCAGGTTGTTTGACATTAGGACAGGGCATCAGCTCCAAGTATACTGTCAGCAGCATGATGATAATGAAATTCCTCCTGTGACTTCACTTGCTTTCTCCATATCTGGCCGGCTTCTCTTTGCTGGGTACACCAATGGAGATTGCTATGTATGGGATACTTTACTTGCTAAG GTGGTTTTGAACTTGGGGACTCTTCAGAACTCACACGAAGGTCGGATCAGCTGTTTAGGTTTGTCAGCTGATGGAAGTGCCTTGTGTACAGGAAGTTGGGATACAAATCTTAAG ATTTGGGCTTTTGGTGGGCATAGAAGGGTGGCCTGA
- the LOC127788453 gene encoding ras-related protein Rab7-like isoform X2, with protein sequence MPSRRRTLLKVIILGDSGVGKTSLMNQYVNKKFTNQYKATIGADFLTKEMQFEDRLFTLQIWDTAGQERFQSLGVAFYRGADCCVLVYDVNVMKSFENLNNWREEFLIQASPSDPENFPFVVIGNKIDVDGGNSRVVSEKKARAWCASKGNIPYFETSAKEGINVEEAFQVIAQNALKSGEEEEMSI encoded by the exons ATGCCTTCCCGAAGAAGAACGCTCCTGAAGGTCATCATCCTCGGCGACAGCGG AGTGGGAAAGACCTCTTTGATGAATCA ATATGTTAACAAGAAGTTTACCAATCAATACAAAGCGACTATAGGAGCTGATTTCTTAACCAAAGAAATGCAGTTTGAAGACAGGCTCTTCACTTTGCAG ATTTGGGATACAGCTGGACAGGAAAGATTCCAAAGTTTAGGTGTTGCTTTCTACCGCGGTGCTGATTGTTGTGTGCTTGTATATGACGTGAATGTGATGAAGTCGTTTGAGAATCTGAATAATTGGAGAGAAGAATTCCTTATTCAG GCCAGCCCTTCAGATCCAGAAAATTTCCCATTTGTTGTTATAGGAAACAAGATTGATGTGGATGGTGGAAATAGTAGAGTG GTTTCTGAGAAAAAAGCTCGGGCTTGGTGTGCATCAAAAGGAAATATTCCCTACTTTGAGACCTCAGCCAAGGAGGGCATAAATGTTGAAGAAGCATTCCAAGTAATTGCACAGAATGCTCTTAAGAGTGGTGAAGAAGAGGAAAT GAGCATATAA
- the LOC127793575 gene encoding proline-rich receptor-like protein kinase PERK7, producing the protein MATVDSSNSTSSSPPAPPSSSTSPSPTSSNSSPPPPSAPASPPPPEQDDSSSESESESAPAPDVSSSPESSSPPPPPPSKSGSPSSMKSPSPPSSGEDGKDDSSGSSLVPPSSSSGSPSKHDSPTSALPKSKSSSSKSDSSSSDSGTSVAEKATIAGVAAGAVLLLVVMILLVFCCCCRKKKRKGQHMHYYNERPPRPNKTNGYYNNEQYGNWNTQGNGKDGPYNVPPPPGPGGYMSTDQWQSIPSPPPPAMMSGEMSSTGFSGAHHAPMPPPHPSVALVGFNKSTFMYEDLAAATRGFARENLLGQGGFGYVHKGVLPSGKEIAVKSLKAGSGQGEREFQAEVEIISRVHHRHLVSLEGYCILDSQRMLVYEFVPNNTLEHHLHGKGHAIMDFQTRLKIALGSAKGFAYLHEDCHPRIIHRDIKAANILLDEHFEAKVADFGLAKLSNDNHTHVSTRIMGTFGYLAPEYASSGKLTEKSDVYSFGIVLLELITGKRPVDIHSDDDSLVDWARPILNQVADGGSFDELVDPTLEGNYNPQEMLRMVASAAACIRHSARRRPKMSQIVRALEGDASLEDLNEGMKTGSNSVFGSTGSFVDGSYGGVEAKRVRNKSMMSSQEFTSSEHAVTGEFLANPSPRS; encoded by the exons ATGGCTACTGTTGACAGCTCCAACAGTACTTCTTCATCTCCGCCGGCACCACCCTCATCCTCAACTTCGCCATCGCCCACCTCATCTAATTCATCACCGCCACCGCCATCTGCACCTGCGTCGCCACCCCCGCCTGAACAGGATGACTCCTCATCGGAATCTGAATCCGAATCTGCACCGGCTCCAGATGTCTCCTCCTCGCCGGAGTCAtcgtcgccgccgccgccgcccccAAGTAAATCTGGGTCACCTTCTTCCATGAAATCACCTTCTCCACCGTCCTCCGGGGAGGACGGCAAAGACGACTCCTCCGGTTCTTCTTTGGTCCCTCCGTCGTCGTCCAGCGGGAGTCCGTCGAAACATGATTCCCCAACATCGGCTCTCCCCAAGTCAAAATCATCGTCAAGCAAATCGGATTCGTCTTCTTCAGACAGCGGGACCTCTGTGGCCGAGAAAGCCACCATTGCGGGAGTGGCCGCCGGAGCAGTGCTGCTGCTCGTTGTCATGATACTCTTGGTGTTCTGCTGCTGCtgtagaaagaagaagagaaagggacAACATATGCACTACTACAACGAGCGTCCTCCTCGTCCAAACAAAA CTAATGGCTATTACAACAACGAGCAATATGGGAACTGGAATACACAAGGGAACGGCAAGGACGGCCCCTACAATGTACCTCCCCCGCCCGGGCCCGGCGGCTACATGTCAACAGACCAATGGCAGTCCATACCTTCCCCGCCACCGCCGGCGATGATGAGCGGCGAGATGAGTTCGACTGGCTTCTCGGGGGCGCACCACGCACCGATGCCGCCACCGCACCCATCCGTGGCACTGGTGGGGTTCAACAAGAGCACATTCATGTATGAGGACCTAGCGGCGGCGACCAGAGGGTTTGCGAGGGAGAACTTGCTGGGGCAAGGCGGATTCGGGTACGTGCACAAAGGGGTGCTACCCAGTGGGAAAGAAATCGCCGTGAAGAGCCTGAAAGCGGGCAGTGGGCAAGGTGAGAGGGAGTTTCAGGCGGAGGTGGAGATCATCAGTCGTGTCCACCATCGCCACCTGGTATCGCTTGAGGGTTACTGCATTCTGGATTCTCAGAGAATGCTGGTTTATGAATTTGTTCCTAACAACACCCTTGAGCATCATCTccatg GGAAGGGCCACGCGATCATGGACTTCCAAACTAGGCTCAAGATCGCGTTGGGATCGGCTAAAGGGTTTGCTTACCTCCACGAAGATT GCCACCCTCGCATTATCCATAGAGACATCAAAGCTGCAAATATTCTTCTTGATGAACACTTCGAAGCCAAG GTCGCAGATTTCGGGTTGGCCAAGCTTTCCAATGACAACCACACTCATGTTTCAACACGTATTATGGGAACTTTCGG GTACTTGGCACCGGAATACGCATCGAGTGGCAAGCTCACAGAGAAATCCGATGTTTACTCCTTCGGCATTGTGCTCCTGGAACTGATCACCGGAAAGCGTCCCGTCGACATCCACAGCGACGACGACAGCTTAGTTGACTGG GCCAGGCCGATTCTAAACCAAGTAGCTGATGGCGGTAGCTTTGACGAGCTGGTGGATCCAACTCTAGAGGGCAACTACAATCCTCAGGAGATGCTGCGCATGGTGGCCTCCGCCGCCGCTTGCATTCGCCATTCCGCCCGGCGACGCCCCAAGATGAGTCAG ATTGTACGGGCGCTGGAAGGCGACGCGTCGCTGGAGGACTTGAACGAGGGTATGAAAACTGGCAGCAACTCAGTCTTCGGGTCAACCGGCAGCTTCGTCGACGGTTCTTACGGCGGCGTGGAAGCGAAGAGGGTTAGGAATAAGAGCATGATGTCGAGCCAGGAATTCACCAGCAGCGAGCACGCCGTCACCGGAGAGTTCCTGGCCAATCCTTCCCCTCGCAGCTAG
- the LOC127797634 gene encoding cyclase-associated protein 1-like → MEEKLIERLESAVVRLEALSAGGAVPQQGGGDAAALDLSIVAFDDLVAQRLGRVLAAAEKVGGQVLDVTKVLADAFSAQRELLITVKRTQKPDIAGLAEFLKPLNEVILKANSMTEGRRSDFFNHLKAASESLAALAWIAYTGKNCGMSMPIAHVEESWQAAEFYNNKILVEFKNKDPSNVEWAKAMKELYVPGLRDYVKSHYPLGPVWSATGKKIVSAPTKTTMPSTPAPPSTPPSSLFTSQSRQSSSSHSKEGMAAVFQEINSGKSVTAGLRKVTDDMKSKNRTDRSGVVCASKKESHVNSPSLSKVGSPKLELQLGRKWVVENQTGRKDLVIDDCDAKQSIYVFGCRDSVLQIQGKVNNITVDKCTKMGVVFTDVVSAFEIVNCSSLEVQCQGSAPTITVDNTGGCQLYLSKDSLETSITTAKSSEINVFIPGARPDDDWGEHALPQQFIHVYKDGQFVTTPLSHSGA, encoded by the exons ATGGAGGAGAAACTGATAGAGAGGCTTGAATCGGCGGTGGTGCGGCTGGAGGCGCTGTCGGCCGGAGGGGCGGTTCCTCAGCAGGGTGGCGGGGATGCCGCCGCGCTGGATCTGTCGATTGTGGCTTTCGACGATCTCGTGGCACAACGCCTTGGTAGGGTTTTGGCTGCTGCGGAGAAGGTTGGGGGACAGGTTTTGGACGTGACCAAGGTTCTGGCCGATGCGTTCTCTGCTCAGCGGGAGCTCCTTATCACGGTCAAGCGGACGCAG AAACCAGACATTGCAGGTTTGGCCGAGTTTCTCAAGCCACTAAATGAAGTGATACTTAAAGCCAACTCAATGACTGAAGGAAGGCGATCAGATTTTTTTAACCACTTGAAAGCTGCTTCTGAAAGTCTTGCAGCTCTAGCCTGGATTGCATATACTGGAAAAAATTGTG GTATGAGCATGCCTATTGCACACGTTGAAGAAAGTTGGCAGGCTGCAGAATTTTACAATAACAAG ATTCTTGTTGAGTTCAAAAATAAAGACCCGAGTAATGTGGAGTGGGCCAAAGCTATGAAGGAGCTCTATGTGCCAGGTTTGAGGGATTATGTGAAGAGTCACTATCCTTTGGGCCCTGTTTGGAGTGCCACTggtaaaaaaattgtttctgcCCCAACAAAAACTACTATGCCAAGCACTCCCGCACCTCCATCCACTCCACCTTCATCACTTTTTACTTCACAATCTCGTCAGTCTTCATCATCACACTCAAAGGAGGGGATGGCTGCtgtttttcaagaaattaattcgGGAAAGTCAGTGACTGCAG GTTTGAGAAAGGTCACAGATGACATGAAATCTAAGAACCGCACAGATAGGAGTGGCGTTGTTTGTGCTAGTAAGAAAGAAAGTCATGTCAATTCTCCTTCTTTGTCTAAAGTGGGATCTCCAAAACTAGAGCTCCAATTGGGTCGTAA GTGGGTGGTTGAGAATCAAACTGGAAGGAAGGATTTAGTGATTGATGATTGTGATGCAAAGCAGTCaatttatgtttttggatgCAGAGATTCTGTTTTGCAGATCCaag GGAAGGTCAACAACATAACAGTTGATAAATGCACCAAGATGGGTGTTGTATTCACA GATGTTGTGTCTGCTTTTGAGATTGTGAATTGCAGTAGTCTTGAGGTGCAGTGCCAG GGTTCAGCTCCAACAATTACAGTGGATAATACAGGTGGCTGTCAATTATATCTGAGCAAAGATTCTTTGGAGACATCTATAACGACAGCCAAATCAAGTGAAATCAATGTCTTCATACCTGGTGCTAGGCCAGATGATGATTGG GGGGAACATGCATTGCCACAGCAGTTTATTCACGTATACAAAGATGGCCAGTTTGTAACTACTCCGCTCTCCCACTCTGGAGCCTAA
- the LOC127788453 gene encoding ras-related protein Rab7-like isoform X1, translating into MPSRRRTLLKVIILGDSGVGKTSLMNQYVNKKFTNQYKATIGADFLTKEMQFEDRLFTLQIWDTAGQERFQSLGVAFYRGADCCVLVYDVNVMKSFENLNNWREEFLIQASPSDPENFPFVVIGNKIDVDGGNSRVVSEKKARAWCASKGNIPYFETSAKEGINVEEAFQVIAQNALKSGEEEEIYLPDTIDVASSSQQTSTGCEC; encoded by the exons ATGCCTTCCCGAAGAAGAACGCTCCTGAAGGTCATCATCCTCGGCGACAGCGG AGTGGGAAAGACCTCTTTGATGAATCA ATATGTTAACAAGAAGTTTACCAATCAATACAAAGCGACTATAGGAGCTGATTTCTTAACCAAAGAAATGCAGTTTGAAGACAGGCTCTTCACTTTGCAG ATTTGGGATACAGCTGGACAGGAAAGATTCCAAAGTTTAGGTGTTGCTTTCTACCGCGGTGCTGATTGTTGTGTGCTTGTATATGACGTGAATGTGATGAAGTCGTTTGAGAATCTGAATAATTGGAGAGAAGAATTCCTTATTCAG GCCAGCCCTTCAGATCCAGAAAATTTCCCATTTGTTGTTATAGGAAACAAGATTGATGTGGATGGTGGAAATAGTAGAGTG GTTTCTGAGAAAAAAGCTCGGGCTTGGTGTGCATCAAAAGGAAATATTCCCTACTTTGAGACCTCAGCCAAGGAGGGCATAAATGTTGAAGAAGCATTCCAAGTAATTGCACAGAATGCTCTTAAGAGTGGTGAAGAAGAGGAAAT ATACCTGCCAGACACCATTGATGTTGCAAGTAGCAGTCAACAGACGTCAACTGGATGCGAGTGCTAA